One Nocardia iowensis DNA window includes the following coding sequences:
- a CDS encoding Gfo/Idh/MocA family protein: MPTLEVAVVGYGLAGSVFHAPLIAAEPRMRVAAVVTSSAERAAQAEREHPGVRVVATADELFANPAGIDLVVIATPNRTHAPLARQALTAGLPVVVDKPFAVTVAEAEELVERAEQAGVALTVFQNRRWDGDFLTVRTLAEAGRLGQVLRFESRFERWRPVPKGGWREMGDAADGAGLLFDLGSHLIDQALTLFGPVKSVYCELDRRREGIQTDDDAFVALTHTSGVRSHLWMSAVAPQLGPRFRVLGSQAGYVTYGLDPQESALRSGRRPDDGEPWGTVEPEHWGVFGAEPAVEPVPTIAGDYPAFYAALATALLDGGAVPVDPRDAVATLRLLEAARRSAAAGEVVAGVKRRQR, translated from the coding sequence ATGCCAACTCTCGAGGTCGCTGTTGTCGGGTACGGGTTGGCGGGGTCGGTGTTCCACGCTCCGCTGATCGCCGCCGAACCGCGAATGCGGGTGGCGGCGGTGGTCACGTCGTCGGCCGAACGGGCGGCGCAGGCCGAACGGGAACACCCCGGCGTACGGGTCGTCGCCACCGCCGACGAGCTGTTCGCGAATCCCGCCGGGATCGACCTCGTGGTCATCGCGACGCCGAACCGCACCCACGCGCCGTTGGCCAGGCAGGCATTGACGGCGGGCTTGCCGGTGGTGGTCGACAAGCCGTTCGCGGTGACGGTCGCCGAGGCCGAAGAGCTGGTCGAACGGGCCGAGCAAGCCGGTGTGGCGCTGACCGTCTTCCAGAACCGGCGCTGGGATGGCGACTTCCTGACCGTGCGCACGCTCGCCGAAGCGGGTCGGCTCGGGCAGGTGCTGCGCTTCGAGTCCCGGTTCGAGCGCTGGCGTCCGGTGCCGAAGGGCGGCTGGCGGGAGATGGGCGATGCGGCCGACGGTGCGGGGCTGCTCTTCGACCTCGGCAGTCATCTCATCGATCAGGCGCTGACCCTGTTCGGCCCGGTGAAATCGGTGTACTGCGAACTGGATCGGCGACGCGAGGGCATTCAGACCGACGACGACGCCTTCGTCGCGCTCACCCACACCTCCGGCGTGCGCTCCCACCTGTGGATGAGTGCCGTTGCGCCGCAACTCGGTCCGCGATTCCGGGTGCTCGGTTCCCAGGCCGGATACGTCACCTACGGCCTCGATCCGCAGGAGAGTGCGTTGCGCTCCGGTCGCCGCCCCGATGACGGCGAGCCTTGGGGCACAGTCGAACCCGAACACTGGGGCGTATTCGGCGCCGAGCCCGCCGTCGAACCCGTGCCCACCATCGCCGGCGACTATCCCGCCTTCTACGCCGCGCTGGCCACCGCCCTGCTCGACGGCGGTGCGGTTCCGGTCGACCCGCGCGACGCCGTCGCCACGCTGCGCCTACTGGAAGCCGCTCGCCGATCGGCCGCCGCGG